The genomic DNA AGTATAAAATAACCTTCTTTCAAAATTATCTCTGCAAAAGATATTTTGATTATCTTTTTTTTGTTTTACAGCATATTGATTTTTTCTATACTTTTGGGACCACAAAATACTTACTTTTTCAGATTCACTTCCCTGAGATTTATGGATAGTAATAGCTATGGCTGGCACAACATTTTCTAAATTAGATGGATCAAATAATGCGACAATTTCTTCGTTATTATCATTAAATTTTCTAAAAAGATATTTTCTTTTATTTTTTAAACCTATAAGTACCCCGATATCCCCATTTGACAATCCAAGTTCATTATTGTTTTTTGTACACATGATCGGAACACCCTCTTTAAGAGTTTTAAGATCATAGGGTTTTTTTTGACCAAAAACAATTTCATTCAAATATTCAACACTCCATATTCCGGAATTTTTTTCGCATAAAATCAAGTGACTTTGTAAATCCATAAATATCTTATCTATTAAATCTTTTTCATTAAGCAATAAATTATCAATATTATTATCAAATATATATTTTTTTTTACTTAAATTTGAAGTTGAAAGATTCAACTCTTTTAGATGACTTGTAATCGAAAAAATTAGATCTTTTGGAATATCTTTTTTTCTACTTTTTGAAATAGTAATTTCTTTTGAATTATTATCTTTTTCTAATTCTTTTATCTTTTGATTAAGTAAAGAAAAATCATTATTAGATATTAAACTACTAATTAATGCTATATCTCCAATATTTCTATAAGTTTTCTCTAAATTTACTATACAAGATTTAATTGAATTATTATCGACATATTCAAACAAATAATTCCAGATAGAACAGTTATTTACTGGAGACAATTGATTTTTATCTCCAACTAGAATAATTTTACAGTCCTTTGCTAGCAAATTTAAAACTGATTCAATCAAATCGATATTAACCATTGACATTTCATCAATTATGAAAATATCAAGCTCTTTTAGTTTGAATTTCAAATTAAGAGATTTATTTTGAGAATTTAAAATCCATCTATGTAAAGTTTGAAATTCTATTTGGTCTAGAAATTTGCTAAATGAAATATTTTTTTTATCATTAAGAGCTTCTTTTAAACGAGCTGTAGCTTTACCCGTTGGAGCAGACAAACCAATATTTAAAAAGTTATCAATTCTAATGAGTTCTAGTATTAAATTTATTATTAAAGTGGTTTTACCCGTACCTGGTCCTCCTTGAAGGAAAACTAAGTTTGAATATTTAAATATATTTTTAATTTGGTCAATTTTATTATCATCTTTACAAATTATCGAATTCATTAAATTATCGGTATCAATTTTTTTTAGAAATGAATTAATAACTCTTTCTATCTTTTTTGACCATTTAGATAGGGATAATTTTCTGTTTACTAATACGAAAGGAGAATTAAGGGAACCTATCAAACCTATATTTTTTAGAACATCTATATGTTTAGTGGGCCAGCCATCTTCTAATAATTCAAAGATTATTAAACTATTATCTACATCAACAATGGTTTCACCATTTTTTTCAAATTCTAATAAAATTCTTATTGCATCTTTTACGAAATTTCCATATTTTTTTTCATTGAATTTGAAAATACCTAAGATTAAATTAAATATATGATCATATTGGAAATTTTCAATATCAGTATTAGTATTAGTATTAGTCATTCTAAAAAAGGTTATCTAAATAATTAATTCTTTTTAAAGGTGCTTTTCCAATAAAAATACCTGGAGATATATCTTTCGACTTAGATTTTTCAAATAATTCAAAATCCGGCAATCCCTTTAAAAACAAATAAATATATCCTCCTAGATGTTTCTGTGGTTGATAATTTTTAAGTCTCCACTTTAATAATCTATGCAATGCTAATAAATAAAGATGAGATTGCAATGGATAATGATGCTTAATCATTTCATTTCTCATATTTTCATAGTTATAGTTTTTTGGTAAACAATCATTATTATCACTGCCAGAAATCAAATTACTTTTCCAATCAATTAGCCACCATTTACTATCTTCTAATTTATTACCTACAGGGAAAACACAATCAATGCATCCTGAATGAAAGCCTTTATTCATAATTTGAAGATCATTTATTTTGTTTGCATATTCTTCACCAAATTCATATTCCTGATCTAAAAAAAAGCATTTTGATATATCATTAGAATTAATATTTCTACCTTCATAAGATAGGGTTAAATCATATTTAAGTTCCTTAATTAAGTATTCATTTGGAATATCAACTAGTTTCTTATTTTGTAATTTGCTTCCTAAAGATATATTTATAATTCTTAAAATCGCATCTTTTACTTTAAAAGCCAAAGAAGTATCGATTTGATGAAAGTTCAATTCCTCAATAATTAAATCAATTAATTCTTGATTTTTATCGTTGCTAAATTCAAATCTTTCTATTATTTTGTGCAGACAAGTTCCAGCAATATTTCCTTTTGGAAATTCACTTAAGGGATTTGGATAAGAAAAATAATTAGGATAATTCTTTGATTTCTTAAAAATAGACTCTTTGATAATTGATATATTATCTTCATAATCCTTATATTGATTAATTACTGCATCAATATTTTTATCTTTACGTATCCAAGAAGAATAACTTGAATAAGAAATAAATTGATCAGGATTAAATTCTTTAGATATTTTTTTATTAACGTTATCAATTTTCCAGAGGTTATTATTCAATTTATTAGTTTGAAACTTAAGAGAAATTTCTTTAATTTTTTCTTTTTCTATCCTATCTTTAAAAGTAGACTTATAAATATCAATATTCTCCAAATTATTAAGTAAATCATTATTTAAAATATTATTTATATCTTCTAAATCATTAAAAACTATAAGTTTATATTTACTTCTAGTAAGTGCTACATAAATTAACCTCTCACTCTCTTTAAATAAATCTTCTTCTTCTATTAATTTAAATTTTTCAACTTTAGAATAATTATTAGAAATATTAATATATATGCTTCTATCAATATTTGATTTCCAAAGAGGTCCTTTAATTTTATTTGAATTATTAGAAATAATTGAAAGGTATGGACATAGGACTATGTCAAATTCTAGGCCCTTACTACTATGTATGGTAGAAAGATTAATTCCATTCTGAAGATTATAATCTTTCGTCAAAAAATCTTCTCCAGTAGAACTTCTTAAAATATGATCTAACTGATTCTTATACCAGTTGAAGACTATATTGATATTAAAATCATTATTCATTAATTCTATTTCAACAATTTCTGAAAGTTGAAATAAATTTGAATTTAAATCTGAATCTTGAATAATCGAGGACGACTTGTAATTTATAAGCAGTTCATTAACAATGTTTAAAAAACCTTTTTCTCTTAGTTCCTGAGACCAAGTAATGCATTTATTAATTAAAATTTCCAAATTATTATTAATATCACAATCAAGTAAATCTTCTAATTTTATTTCTATAAACTTTGAAGAAGCAAGCAAAGTTATATTTTTTAAAGACCTTGGATTTAATAAACATTCAATGAATAAAAATATTAGAGAACTTGCTTCTGTATCAAAAATATTTTGTTTATTTTGAATTTTGCATGGGAGGTTAAACTGATTTAATTTTTTTTTAAAATCTAAGCATTGCGAATTACTTAATGTAAGAATCGCAATTTTATTAATATCAATTTCTTTATTATTTAAAATGAAGTTAAAAATGTAATGAGTTACAAGATCCTCTATATCAGTCTCTTTTTTTGAAAATTCTACAATTTCAAATACATCCTTAAATTTAGAATTAATATTTTCATTAATTCTAGAGGTTAATTTGCTGTAGTTAAGTTTTGATTGCTTAAGTCCATCCTTATAAAGTTTATTAAGAACATCAATTAACTTTTTTGAGGATCTATAGTTATCTGTAAGACTAAAAACTTCGATTGCATTAGATCTTGCATCTAAGTAAGTTTCAATATCTCCACCTCTAAATTTGTAGATCGCTTGTTTAGGATCACCTACGCAAAGTAAAAAATGATTTTTTGTATTAAAAAACTTTTTTATTAAATTCCACTGAGTAATATCTGTATCTTGAAATTCATCTACTAAGACACATTTAAATCTTTTTTGAAGTTTAGATAGAGTATTACTATTACTAATTTCTGAATCTAGAAATGTATTTTCTACAGTCTTTATAAGATCATTAAAGTTGAAAATAGAAAAACTTTTCTTTAATTCAATTAATTTTATATAAGCTAATTGAGTAAATATTCTTACAAATTCAGTATAGAAACCTTCTTTTATTTTATAAATTTTATCTTGTAATAAATTAAATTTAGTAAAATCTAATTTTAGATTGTATTTATTAATTTCTTTAGATATATTTTCATTATAAAAATATTTAGATAAGAGATCATCTTTAGAAATATCATATATAAAATCAATCGCATTTTTAGAATTAAGCCTTCTGTTAATCTCTTCAATCCAACAAATTATTTGATTAAACTTATCATTTCTTGGTTTTGCTGCATATATTTGACTTTTTCCACCACTCTCCTTAATTAATTTTCCCAACTCTATAAGTTGTAAAAATAATTCCTTGCCTTTCTTATTCCATTCAACACAAAACTCGTTCCAATTTAAATAAAATAATTGAATAAAATAATTATTTAAATCATTAATCTTATATTTATTATTTATTTGAAATTTACAGATATTTTCTTGATCTATATTTTTTAAAATTTCTACAAAAAATGACTTATTGATCCTAGTTCCAAATCTAGAACTTATTTTTTTTTTGTTTACTGCTGAAATAATCTCATGATTAAGATTTAGAAAATTATCAATCCACAAATTATCTATTACATCTTTATACAAATTATCAATATTATTCTCAACATATGGATCTTGAGTTAAACCTATTTCAATACCATATTCATCAATAATATTATTACAAAAAGCATGGAATGTAGTTACTTTTAACTTATAAAATTCATTTATAAAATTATCAATTTCGGAAATTATTTTTTCCTTTGATTTCTCTTTATCCTTAAAATTTAGATACCAATCCTTAAGAGTATTATCTATATTACTTTGATTATGATTTTGCAAATATAATTTTAGATTCTGAAATCTCGAAAGTATTTTATCTCTTAATTCAGAACAAGTATTTTTTGTAAAACTTAGCAAGAGTATCTCATCTGGTTTAACTTTTTTCTCCAATACATTCCTTAAAACTATGTGAGCCAAAGTAAAACTTTTACCAGTTCCTGCACTTGCTTCTACTAATTTAAACTTATTATCTAATTTAATTTGATTAATATCCATATTATATTAAATTAAACTTTGACCTCATTTTTATAAAATAAGTAATTCTTAAATTTATTCATTAAATATTTCTCTTCCAAGGCAATCTTAAATTTAATTATTAAAACTAGACTTATTGTCAAAAATAAATAATAAATAGATAATTTTATTATAAAAACTCCAATGGAGATAAATATTAAAGAAAAGTACATAGGATGACGCGTAAATCGATAAATACCTGTGGTAACTAAATTGCTATTTTTTAAAGGTCTTGGGAAAGGAGATAAATTTCTACCTAAGTCTTTTATTGAAATTAACATTATTATGAAAGCGATTATGATAATAAAAATACCAAGGAAATAAGAGAAAGGACTTTCTTGAATTATTTGTTTTTGAGGAAGAAATTCCCATTGGAAAAAATGGAGACTAATAATAAAGAACTGTAAAAAAACAAGCATTAAATCATAAGCAGCTTTAAAAAATTTTTTTAACTGAAATTTATTCATTATTTATTTATTTAATGCTTCAATTAGAGGACCATATAATCTGTATGATAATTGGTCAAAATTATTATTTCCAAGAAAGAAGTCTGGTTCTTTTTCATTACCAAAACACATTTTCATTTCTATATTATCTCTTTCTCCTTTAGAAAAATTTTTATTTCCAATCCATTTATCGGTAAAAGCTTTTTTTTCATTTTTTAATTTTATTTTTGCTTCTATGTATTTATAAGTGCTTTCTGGTGGGAGAGGTAAACATTTTTCAGAGTAATTTTTAAAAATATTTATATATTCCTCCAAAATTAGATTTGATTCAGTTGCTCCGGGTGAT from Prochlorococcus marinus XMU1402 includes the following:
- a CDS encoding UvrD-helicase domain-containing protein, which encodes MDINQIKLDNKFKLVEASAGTGKSFTLAHIVLRNVLEKKVKPDEILLLSFTKNTCSELRDKILSRFQNLKLYLQNHNQSNIDNTLKDWYLNFKDKEKSKEKIISEIDNFINEFYKLKVTTFHAFCNNIIDEYGIEIGLTQDPYVENNIDNLYKDVIDNLWIDNFLNLNHEIISAVNKKKISSRFGTRINKSFFVEILKNIDQENICKFQINNKYKINDLNNYFIQLFYLNWNEFCVEWNKKGKELFLQLIELGKLIKESGGKSQIYAAKPRNDKFNQIICWIEEINRRLNSKNAIDFIYDISKDDLLSKYFYNENISKEINKYNLKLDFTKFNLLQDKIYKIKEGFYTEFVRIFTQLAYIKLIELKKSFSIFNFNDLIKTVENTFLDSEISNSNTLSKLQKRFKCVLVDEFQDTDITQWNLIKKFFNTKNHFLLCVGDPKQAIYKFRGGDIETYLDARSNAIEVFSLTDNYRSSKKLIDVLNKLYKDGLKQSKLNYSKLTSRINENINSKFKDVFEIVEFSKKETDIEDLVTHYIFNFILNNKEIDINKIAILTLSNSQCLDFKKKLNQFNLPCKIQNKQNIFDTEASSLIFLFIECLLNPRSLKNITLLASSKFIEIKLEDLLDCDINNNLEILINKCITWSQELREKGFLNIVNELLINYKSSSIIQDSDLNSNLFQLSEIVEIELMNNDFNINIVFNWYKNQLDHILRSSTGEDFLTKDYNLQNGINLSTIHSSKGLEFDIVLCPYLSIISNNSNKIKGPLWKSNIDRSIYINISNNYSKVEKFKLIEEEDLFKESERLIYVALTRSKYKLIVFNDLEDINNILNNDLLNNLENIDIYKSTFKDRIEKEKIKEISLKFQTNKLNNNLWKIDNVNKKISKEFNPDQFISYSSYSSWIRKDKNIDAVINQYKDYEDNISIIKESIFKKSKNYPNYFSYPNPLSEFPKGNIAGTCLHKIIERFEFSNDKNQELIDLIIEELNFHQIDTSLAFKVKDAILRIINISLGSKLQNKKLVDIPNEYLIKELKYDLTLSYEGRNINSNDISKCFFLDQEYEFGEEYANKINDLQIMNKGFHSGCIDCVFPVGNKLEDSKWWLIDWKSNLISGSDNNDCLPKNYNYENMRNEMIKHHYPLQSHLYLLALHRLLKWRLKNYQPQKHLGGYIYLFLKGLPDFELFEKSKSKDISPGIFIGKAPLKRINYLDNLF
- a CDS encoding AAA family ATPase, with product MTNTNTNTDIENFQYDHIFNLILGIFKFNEKKYGNFVKDAIRILLEFEKNGETIVDVDNSLIIFELLEDGWPTKHIDVLKNIGLIGSLNSPFVLVNRKLSLSKWSKKIERVINSFLKKIDTDNLMNSIICKDDNKIDQIKNIFKYSNLVFLQGGPGTGKTTLIINLILELIRIDNFLNIGLSAPTGKATARLKEALNDKKNISFSKFLDQIEFQTLHRWILNSQNKSLNLKFKLKELDIFIIDEMSMVNIDLIESVLNLLAKDCKIILVGDKNQLSPVNNCSIWNYLFEYVDNNSIKSCIVNLEKTYRNIGDIALISSLISNNDFSLLNQKIKELEKDNNSKEITISKSRKKDIPKDLIFSITSHLKELNLSTSNLSKKKYIFDNNIDNLLLNEKDLIDKIFMDLQSHLILCEKNSGIWSVEYLNEIVFGQKKPYDLKTLKEGVPIMCTKNNNELGLSNGDIGVLIGLKNKRKYLFRKFNDNNEEIVALFDPSNLENVVPAIAITIHKSQGSESEKVSILWSQKYRKNQYAVKQKKDNQNIFCRDNFERRLFYTAVTRAKKFLDIYYLN
- a CDS encoding methyltransferase family protein, with product MNKFQLKKFFKAAYDLMLVFLQFFIISLHFFQWEFLPQKQIIQESPFSYFLGIFIIIIAFIIMLISIKDLGRNLSPFPRPLKNSNLVTTGIYRFTRHPMYFSLIFISIGVFIIKLSIYYLFLTISLVLIIKFKIALEEKYLMNKFKNYLFYKNEVKV